The genomic interval AACCAGGGTGAATGGTGAGGTGGGACGGGTCTTGGGGAGGTGGGAAGTCTGAGCATGGAGAAGGCTACACACCTTGGCACAGTGGCTGGATAGGAAAATGGCAGAAGGAGGTCACCTAACAAGCCCAAAGTCCTTTTGAGCTTGGGCCAGGTTTTCTGAGCTGGAGGTAGGGAaagtgggcagggagggggcctgGTGAGTCCCAATCTCACCTCCCCAACCTCAGGCCCTGCTCAGGGTTCCTGCCACTTACAGACCATTCTTTCCAAGGGTGCCGCTGAAGAAGAAACTCGGCAATCTGGCCAggtatgacccccccccccccccccatcccctgagATGGTCCTACTGAACTGACTACTCACTTCCTTTCTGGAGAAAGGACGCTACGCCCCAATACTTCATCTTGAACTTAGCAGAGTCCTCAGTGTCTGTGAAGGTGCCCACCATGTCTGCGCACACGTCCCAATTACTGCAAAAGCCAAAGAGATCCTGAGCCAGGCCGACAAAGGGCTTCCTCCCACCATCCCACCCggaggctgcccccccccccgccctccctaGTCAGGGTTGGGTGCTCAGCTGGAGATGGGGGGCTGAGGGAGGCTCTGACTTCAAAAGACGGACTCGGCCCTTGGCCGTGGCGCTCATCTGGCCATTTTCATCCACAGAGAACTCGGCGACGATGTTGTCCTGCAGAAAGAGGCCCTCGGGGTCCTTCTTGGCCATGGCGTACCAGGTCCCGGAGAACTGCGAAAGAGGCGAGCGCGGTGTTTGGAGGCTCGGCGTGCAGGGCCGGCCTCCGGGAAGGGAGAACGCGGGGCACCGGGGACCGCCCGGCAGATACCTACCCGAGCCTTGTCGAAGTTCTCCTTCACTCGGAAGCTGCTCACCCGGCAGTCGCGTTCCGCCCGGGCGCTGCCCAGCGCGGCCAGAAGCACCAGCGCCCACACCCACGCCATCGTGCCCAGAAGTCCGTCCTGCGGGTACCGCGCGCCGTGAGCGCCCGCCCGCGACCCCCGGGccctgcccgcccgcccgccagccCGCGACCCCCGGCCCTGTCCGCCCGCCAGCTCGCGACCCCCGGCCGGCTCgcagcccccggccccggccccggtccccgccccgccgccgctcACCGCCCGGAGCTGCGCGCAAGCCTGGTGGCGGCGTGGTGCGCGTGGAGCCAGGGAGACGAGCGCGCCGCAGGGGCCGCCCGGGCGCTTTATAGCCCCGGCGGGAGGGGGGTCGCGCTTTCGTAACGGCCGGGGGTGAAAGACCGAGGGGAGGCGCCGGGCCGGCCGGCCAGCACTTGCATAACGCGACCTGACTCACCGCCGCCCGGGGCAGGGAGGGTCCCTTTGGGCGGGAGCCTCACCTCCGGGGCCGCCGCGGGCGGTGGAGCTGCCGCGCGGGGTGGCCTCGGCCGAGCCGCGGATACAAGCCCTGGCCTGGTCACCCGGCACTCGTGCCAGCGACCGCCAGCTGCGGCCTGGGGTGGCCTCGGGGCCCGGTGGCTCTGGCTGCAGGCGCAGGTCGGCCTGGCGGGAAGACCGTGGCCTctcccagggggaggggggaccccGGGATGCTGGCCGGTGCCTCGGCGCCCGCGCCCCGGGCCCGTGCCAGGTTGGCCTCTCTAACCTCCGACGGCCAGTTGTGCAGGGGGTTGGGGATATTTCGGTCAAGgagcttttcattttataaaggacGTATTTTACTCTCTTTCGGGAGAGTTGTGGTACTTTCTGGGTCAATATTTGTTCTTTAGTTTCAACATCTTTAGAAGCATTAAAATCCTCCCTGTTAAATATTCTCCAGAAACGAACCCTGGTCAGAGCAGGAAATACTTGAGCAACCTCGGTGGTCGCCTACTTACTCTGTGGCACTTCGCTCAAACCGCTTTGAAACACGTCTACCAATTGTTTATGAtgcaattttatttcaaagccatagtggaattttgttttgtcttcaaaATACCTAAGGTGAGTTCGCTGAAGAGTGGACAGGAGCTGGGAGGCGAACAAAATTCTATGGTCAATTGAGGCAAAATGCTGTGACTCGTTATGCTATTTTGCCTACCTGATGGTACCATTTACTGACCATGTTTTTGTCGTATCTTTCAAAGTTAGCGTTCCTCGCATGGGTCAAAGAAGTCAGAGGATGCAGCATTTGATTGAATGAGAGTTAGTGGTGTGTCGAAGAAGCAGGCGCCTTCCTAGAACTCTCTGGACATCCACCTGCCTGGTTCTCTGCTTCCACCTGCCACCTTGCCCtccatccctgcctcctcccccaactTGACTCTTTAGGGTATCTCTGGAGAGATGCATCTGGATGATGCATTTAACTCCTTACTGCCCCAGAGGGAGGAAAGCCCTGTTCTGGCCAGCCGGCTACTTAGGAGATGTTCTGGTTAGGCCAGTTTTATCACAGGACGAATCATCCCAAATAACTCAAATAAGAGCTGCCCCTGCAGGGCCCGTGTGGGGGGAGGTACACGTGGCAGTGTATGTGCACCCTGGGTGGGAAATGACTTTTGGGCATCTTTCTCCTGTCCAATCAGTGCTTGGACCCCCTCCTCAACATTCCAGAGTCAAGCCCTTCCAGCTTCTTCTCCAACAGGTCCAGTGATGGAGGGAGAGCTCTTGGCCGAGTGTAACTGCCCTTGGATGGTTATTACTACCAGAAAAGTTCTCCCGGGAACCGCATCCCTTTCATCGGTTTCCCCTAGAACATGTGCTGGCGGTCCTTGCACACGCTACGTGCTGAATAAATGCAGAGAATTTCAGCACACTGTATGGCGATTGTTTCTGCAACatgtttttttcatgtgttagATGTGTAAGAGGTGCTGTAactgttccttcttctctctctcttttattgatCTGTCGTGAACCTTGGTGTCCCAGATACcagcaaagaaaaacagtttattttggcattctctctcaaatTTCTTCCTGACTGCAAATAGGTGAATACAGGTCAACTGGTGTTTTTAACATCGGTACTTTGAAATTTGTCctcataaagtattttttttttcaaatatacgtgtatctatataataaaaacaggaaaagatgttcatgGTGATTACCTCTGTGTGATAGGATTAAGGACATTTGaaggttgtttttggttttgttttttgatttgtaCCTTTTTGTACTTTTCAAAGTTTCCTAGAGTGAAAATGtttaatcagaaaacaaaacaaatattctcATTACAAACATTTTTCTCCCTCCACCCGGAAGTAaagttatgttttaaattatggaTCATAGATGATATACACAAAAGTTCATTTGCTGCCATACTTCATGGAAAAGGCAGACCATGAGTCTTTCATCTTggtatctgcccctccctcaactTTTCCATGAGATTTATTAAGAGACTTTCACTTAGTAGGTACTCACTTAACAGACATTGActtcatttgttttattgaaatGAATCACTTTAGGTAAGCTtcataaaagatttatttaaaaagatttggcCAGAGGTCATTCTTTGTACAGTATAATTTCTCAGGATTCAGCGCTTATCGCAGAGGTGGGAGCTAGTCTTCCAGCAAAAAATGTGCATTCCTCTTCCATGGTGGAGAGTTGTGGAGAAGAGACTTTTTTGCCAGAAGGCACCTCCCCACTTCCTGGAGCTCCATAAAGCCACATGCCTAAGTCTGGTGGATGGAATGTGGACAAAAGTGCTGTGTGTCAGTCCCAGACAGGGCTTGTAAAAGCTGCCTGTCCAATCATCCGTGCCGTCTCTCTTCCCTCATCTGCCAGCCGGCAGAGACGCCACAACCCGGGACCCCACCAGTGACTAACTTTttgtgaatgaaaaataaacttccGTTGGGTTAAGCTGCTGAGATTTGGGGGGTTTACCTGTAACAGAATAGTGTAACCTTAATGAATACAGCAACAAGCAAGTCACTAGCTCCTAGGAAATATGGAAAGATGTTTTACCATAATTGAAAGAAAAGCTAAGGCAAAGAACTTTATGTTCTTACCCTCGTAACAATTAAGCATTTCAAACCAACTCCATTTCATGCAAACTGACATTTACATCCACATCCTGACAGAAAggccaaggaaaatgaaaaacaaggaaattgggTAGCGTTTATCTTCCGACTACATTTAAAAGATGCCAAAATAATTggtgggaaaatgaaaagattactTATTCGGCCAACTTTTTCAGGTGCAAAGGGTCAAACTGATTTTTTCAACAGGTTTCTTTTCAGTGGTTACAAAGTCATCAGTCAGTGTCCTCAATTTAGGTGAAAATAACATGGATCCCACCAAGTGAATTATTCCTGAGACACCTGGTCCCACCCATCAATTCGGTGTGTACAGAGATTCCTGTGAGCAGATGTGTAAGGTGAAAGGAGCCCTTTGCACCTGGCTGCCAGGATGTAACTGAAATCCCTGCCTTTGGGGGGTGCCTTTTGGTGATGACCAATAGTGGGAACAGAGAACCTGGCTGAGGTGGAACTGAAGAGTGTATTCAGTATAATGATCTGAAACGTACTTGGTTAATCTAGGGTATTGTTGCTAGTTTTGTG from Leopardus geoffroyi isolate Oge1 chromosome D2, O.geoffroyi_Oge1_pat1.0, whole genome shotgun sequence carries:
- the RBP4 gene encoding retinol-binding protein 4, which encodes MAWVWALVLLAALGSARAERDCRVSSFRVKENFDKARFSGTWYAMAKKDPEGLFLQDNIVAEFSVDENGQMSATAKGRVRLLNNWDVCADMVGTFTDTEDSAKFKMKYWGVASFLQKGNDDHWIIDTDYDTYAVQYSCRLLNLDGTCADSYSFVFARDPNGLPPDVQKIVRQRQDELCLARQYRLIVHNGYCDGKSEQNIL